A window of the Miscanthus floridulus cultivar M001 chromosome 14, ASM1932011v1, whole genome shotgun sequence genome harbors these coding sequences:
- the LOC136504718 gene encoding TNF receptor-associated factor homolog 1a-like → MASAYNPGDGRSSSTEEMPSDQQNYSENSLSERRSSQQVENGVPSTLPAYSDTDDDDCGPRPSELYGKFTWRIDNFSQINRSELRNNSFDVGGYKWYILIYPQGCDVCNHLSLFLCVANHDKLLPGWNHFAQFTIAVINRDPKKSKYSDTLHRFWKKEHDWGWKKFMELSKLHDGFIVEDVLTIKVQVQVVREKTNRPFRSLDGQYRRELIRVYLSNVEQICRRFIDERRRKLSRFIEDKLGWSSFSGFWLAMDPSVRRHMTREKTETILKVLVKQFFIEKEVTSTLVIESLYSGFKALEYQSKNKKGIPKLTETDAQSTPMVLIDQDMFVLADDVILLLERAALDTLPHQPLPTKDDKGSQYCTKDDNSSDEFDKDSIERDDRRLTELGWKTLELFALAHIFSRTEVAYQEAMALKRQEELIREEASERAGVELKAKRSAADKKRRGKNM, encoded by the exons ATGGCCAGCGCTTACAATCCTGGGGATGGTAGATCCTCATCAACTGAAGAGATGCCAAGTGATCAGCAGAATTATTCCGAGAATTCTCTATCTGAGAGAAGATCCAGTCAGCAAGTTGAGAATGGAGTACCATCCACCTTACCAGCTTACTCGGACACTGATGATGACGATTGTG GACCTAGGCCTTCTGAACTTTATGGAAAGTTTACATGGAGAAttgataatttctcccaaatcaACAGGAGTGAGCTAAGGAATAATTCCTTTGATGTCGGCGGATATAAGTG GTATATCTTAATTTACCCACAAGGATGTGATGTCTGCAATCACCTCTCACTCTTTCTTTGTGTTGCCAACCATGATAAGCTACTCCCAG GATGGAATCACTTTGCACAATTTACAATAGCTGTAATTAATAGAGACCCTAAGAAATCTAAGTATTCTG ATACACTGCATCGGTTTTGGAAGAAAGAGCATGATTGGGGGTGGAAAAAGTTTATGGAGCTGTCAAAATTACATGATGGCTTTATTGTTGAGGATGTTCTTACCATCAAAGTCCAAGTTCAAGTTGTCAG GGAGAAGACAAACCGTCCATTTCGTTCCCTTGACGGCCAGTACCGAAGGGAACTAATTAGAGTGTATCTATCAAATGTGGAACAAATTTGCCGGCGCTTTATTGATGAAAGAAGAAGGAAGCTTAGCAGGTTCATTGAGGATAAACTGGGGTGGTCCAG TTTCAGTGGATTCTGGCTGGCAATGGATCCAAGTGTGCGTCGGCACATGACAAGGGAAAAGACTGAAACTATATTGAAAGTTCTAGTGAAACAATTCTTTATAGAGAAAGAAGTTACATCAACCTTGGTAATTGAATCACTATATAGCGGATTTAAGGCACTAGAATACCAAAGCAAAAACAAAAAGGGGATACCTAAACTAACAGAGACAGATGCTcagagcacaccgatggtgcttaTTGATCAGGACATGTTTGTTTTGGCTGATGATGTGATACTTTTGCTTGAAAGAGCTGCATTGGACACACTACCACACCAACCATTGCCCACAAAAGATGATAAAGGATCACAGTACTGCACAAAG GATGACAACTCAAGTGACGAGTTCGACAAAGATTCTATTGAGCGTGATGATAGACGGCTTACAGAGCTAGGCTGGAAGACACTGGAACTTTTTGCCTTAGCTCATATATTCAG CCGAACAGAAGTGGCATACCAAGAGGCGATGGCTTTGAAGCGCCAAGAGGAACTCATTCGTGAAGAAGCATCTGAGCGAGCTGGAGTTGAACTTAAGGCAAAGCGTAGTGCTGCTGATAAGAAAAGGCGTGGCAAGAACATGTGA
- the LOC136503616 gene encoding uncharacterized protein: MSAGQSQRSVASSTRRRQEAELATAEEHERAAVETATVAARASRLAAAELAAARAEAEAAAAADAARAAAAEVEFLRGSVSSSVCADDSADADLELLEREAARARAAQWAAAHAHERGGSPDRRGRAGGPPGGGAHGGGALGAAAHVHERGGSPDRRGRAGGAPGGGAHSGGAPGAAAHVHERGGSPDRTAS; this comes from the coding sequence ATGTctgcagggcagtctcagcgctcggtcgcctcgagcacgcggcgtcggcaggaggccgaacttgccacgGCAGAGGAACACGAGCGAGCGGCGGTAGAGACCGCTACggtggcggcaagggcgtcgaggctggcagcggcggagctggcagcagccagagcggaggcggaagcagcggcggcggcggatgcagcgcgtgcggcagcAGCGGAGGTCGAGTTTCTGCGCGGCAGCGTCAGCAGCTCCGTTTGTGCTGACGACagtgccgacgcggacctcgagctgctagagagggaggcagcgcgagcgcgggcggcgcagtgggcagccgcgcacgcccacgagcgtggcggcagcccagacaggcgcggacgcgctggcggcccTCCTggtggaggcgcgcacggcggtggcgctcttggggcagccgcgcacgtccacgagcgtggcggcagcccagacaggcgcggacgcgctggcggcgctcctggtggAGGCGCGCacagcggcggcgctcctggggcagccgcgcacgtccacgagcgtggcggcagcccagacag